A stretch of the Ictidomys tridecemlineatus isolate mIctTri1 chromosome 5, mIctTri1.hap1, whole genome shotgun sequence genome encodes the following:
- the LOC110598954 gene encoding uncharacterized protein LOC110598954, whose protein sequence is MTAGGVWVKTSGSEVLPHLPPSVFVYMSPCGRLKVGHFSDCCHLLCPLLLRMDMAYGQANGSVVRSHEHPVERSYSPVMDVTCGQKGLPCPWLEEAADHYWMILSPLMLPSCCHGVWITGTLLSWFGTPLWPGAPWVTLQQTWSMDASEGMEPYLPGRRTMGCISASGLGTN, encoded by the exons ATGACTGCTGGAGGGGTATGGGTGAAGACCTCTGGATCTGAGGTCCTGCCCCATCTCCCACCAAGTGTGTTTGTCTACATGTCTCCCTGTGGCAGATTAAAAGTGGGGCACTTCTCCGATTGTTGTCATCTTCTCTGCCCTCTGCTTCTCAGAATGGACATGGCCTATGGACAGGCGAATGGCTCCGTGGTCAGGAGCCATGAGCACCCTGTTGAGAGGAGCTACAGCCCAGT AATGGATGTGACCTGTGGACAGAAGGGTCTTCCATGTCCATGGTTGGAAGAAGCTGCTGACCACT ACTGGATGATTTTGAGCCCATTAATGCTGCCATCATGTTGTCATGGAGTTTGGATTAC TGGAACCCTCTTGAGCTGGTTTGGAACTCCTCTGTGGCCAGGTGCTCCATGGGTGACTCTCCAGCAGACTTGGAG CATGGATGCTTCCGAGGGGATGGAGCCATACCTCCCTGGTCGCCGAACCATGGGCTGCATCTCTGCGTCAGGACTTGGGACCAAT TAG